One window of the Lachancea thermotolerans CBS 6340 chromosome A complete sequence genome contains the following:
- the YOS1 gene encoding Yos1p (highly similar to uniprot|Q3E834 Saccharomyces cerevisiae YER074W-A YOS1 Hypothetical ORF): MIFGLGRLFYVILLLINAVAVLSEERFLSRIGLGSSASQAPAFGQQENSTRSKVVQLIGAIQTLLRIPLIGINILVIVYELLLG, from the exons ATGATTTTCGGCTTAGGGAGACTGTTTTATGTGATACTGCTTCTGATAAATGCTGTAGCAGTTCTCAGCGAAGAGAGATTCCTGAGTAGAA TTGGCCTAGGTTCCAGTGCCAGCCAAGCACCCGCATTTGGGCAGCAGGAGAACAGCACAAGGTCAAAGGTGGTGCAACTGATTGGTGCGATACAGACACTTTTGAGAA TTCCGCTAATCGGAATCAACATATTGGTCATCGTATATGAGTTGCTATTGGGCTAA